The DNA window ttgaagcatcaagagaatagctcacaacctcgatacaaagcaagactaGTTCTGAAGAGTTTTGGTCAGAAAAAAAGATtgattttaaagatattttctcacttattgtgaagaggtcatccatcagagttgtgttagcattgactgctagtcaagatttggaaattgaacaacttGGTGTGAAGACTGCATTTTGTTCGTGGTGACTTATTGGAAAAgatatatatggaacaacccaagggtttcaaagttaaaggtaaagaagatcttgtccGCAAGTTGAGAAAAAGTCTGTACGGGCTCAACCAAGCGCCTAGACAATGATACATGAAATTTGAGTCCTTGATGGAAGCAAATGGGTATAGTAAGACTACTtttgatcattgtgttttcatcaagagatacgaCGTtcatgattatgttattcttctactctatgttgatgatatgttgattgttggaTAAGATATTGCGAAAATTAAGAAGCTCAAAAGGGATATGAACAAGTCTATTGCGAtgaaggtttagggtttagtgaAGCAGATCCTAAACATATAAATCACAAAAGACAGAAAGAACAAAACACTTTGGCCATCGtaggagaagtacattgagaaagtacttgagaggtttgcaatgaaaaatgcaaaaccggtttcagttccacttgcaagtcatttcaagttgagttctaacaatgtcctacaagtgaaaatgagaaagatgagatgaagaatgtaccttatgcctctgtaattggtagtcttatgtatgccatggtatgtatcAGACGTACATAACTCACGTAGTTGatgttgttagtcggtatctctccaacTCGGGATAAGAACATTAGTTGGttgttaagtggattctcagacATCTTCGAGGACTTTCGAAAGTATGTTTATGCTTCAGAAGAGATActattttggaaggctttacagaCTCTGATATGGCAGGTGacgttgattcaagaaaatatgTATCATGTTTTTTGGTTATCTCTGTAGGCGGTTTTATTCGTGGTAGTCAAgattacaaaagtgtgttgttttatataatagGAAAGTtgagtatattgcagctaccGAGTCATGTAAATAAGTGTtgtggatgaagaagttcctacaagagttgggccaaAAGCAAGAGTAGTTCCCTTTAttttgcgacagtcaaagtgtcatTCATCTATTGAAGAATTCAGTTTTTCATTCGAAATTCAAACACATCGATGTGAGATATCATTAgatacgtgatgtgcttgaggcaaaagagctgaacttggagaagtTTCATACAAGTAAAAGAAGATATGTTTACAAAGTCCTTGTCTAAGAACAAGTTTGAAGATTATCGGGAGAGAGCGAGTTTATTGGATCCCGCAAAGTTGCGCTcacgggggagatttgttggggttaactcaaattattttggGCTTTACCAAAAATAAAGCTCATTAGGgaatttcattaattaacacAAAAAAATTACTTTCTCTCAGATCTCTGCTCTCTCTTCCCTGTACACACTATGTTCTCTCTAGAAAGATTCCAACTAGCCTCCGACCAGTCGACCATGTTAGTTTGTGTAGGCGAGAACATCCTCCCTTCTTTTGTTCTTCTCTAATTAGTGGCTTTAAGCCACACACAGTTTTCTTTTGCCTCTATTTTTGGCTAGCCATCTTTGATGATTATGATGATATATGTTgtaatgacaagttaggatgaggttatttgatgtTTCTTATTAGATTAACTCTAGGTTCGTATTGGACAATATTTGTATACTCATTGATATAATGGATAATTTAAGTGGCCTAAGAGTCCCATGGTTTTTACCTGAATTGGATTGCTCAATTGAATTAGATACTCATTTGATTATACAGAAGGGAAAAGAAATTGTAGGCCTTTGTTGTAGTTTGTCTATTTAGATTGCTAAACAAATGCTTTTATTCAGTTTCTCCAACATGGTCGTCGTCGACAAGTTCTAAATATTTTAAGGAACTTTCGCTCACATACGTATAATTTTGAGATTTCTGGTCTTCTTTGCTTTGACTACTGGAAGGTAAGAACGAGTTTGACGCTTTCTCATGAAGAACAACCGAAGAAATAAATTACAAGTAGGATGCTAGTCGGGAATTTGAGTACCCACGTTGATGATTAGATGAAGGATAACATCTCCTTAACGCGCGCAAGAAatctagaggaagaagaaaagaaatcgATGAGGCTGGGGATTCAAACCTGCGTCATCTACCTTCTTAGCTTGGAATCAACTTGGGATCATGTCAAACCCTTCGGGCCATGCCAAGGCTATTCCGCATACGAGGCCTCCTAAAGCTTTAGATACATCTCGAACTTAGCACAAACCACTAAGACCGTTGATATTTCATCTAGGCCTAATCCTAAACTTGGCTGAGGTCGTTTGTcctattattcaatttttcttaaccactttctttattaaatgtcttgaacaatttaaaaaatttcttaaaaaataaaaaattataaaaatgtttttttattatcctaaaaatcatttcaattttatGACTCGTTTGAGATTATTTCTCTATTTCACTAAACTTATTGTGGGCATAACTTAAGTtctataacttaaaaaaaacatgagaaaaattattagataattatCGAATTAAATCGAATTGTTCTGTGCACCCACTTTAATTTATAGAATTGTAGACACCCTGTTTTTAAAccgtaaaattaaaataagtttgtCCGGTCTAGTATAATGATCATACTTGATTATTGGACCGGGAGAACAAAAAACAGGAAAACTTTTAGAAATGagataaatgacaaatttagGACTCTACTAGAAagattttgtcaaatttatgactctcttaattttttgttattgtaAGAACTCTACttacaatattttgttatatttaatactCCCTCGTTAACActaataatttaagtaaaattttgttaaaatattttcatattatttatttattatagttattttaCACATcattaacttttatataattctaatttatttattttttatcaaattcattCATCATTTGTCCCCCATTTCCTTAATCCCTCCACCGACCGACTACAGTTTTTCTCAACTATCTCTGATTCTCCTCTACCCAAAAACAAATAACCACCATTTCCCCATTGCCACTTGATGCAAAGGTTTACTAGTGAATATAAATCAACTACCTTTGGGATTATCCAGTGTGAAAAATTCTTGATGGAAATATTATCGATGATCGAACCACAAGTTTGAAAACTTGAAGAGTCCTATAGAAGGCCTCTTTGAATCCTAATTCGATTTGAAGCTCTTAACCCTAAGAAATCAGCGGTACAAAACTTTGCGACCAAAATAGTATCAAACTAACATGCTTATggttataaattaataagttgaGCCATATGACctcaaaattagatttttatctATGGTTGGAAAGCTAAGACAAAGTCATATAATCACACCAGTCTCGAGTCTCCTTCCAACGACTAAGGTGATCTATGTAACCCAACAACTTAATACAAGTGTATTAACTTCAATCATGGAGAGAACTAAACCTTGACGTGAATTTGAAAATTCGTATATTTTGACTCACTTGACCATCTGGTGCACCATTTGAAAGATCTTTTAGTTAGCTTTTTATTGATAACAAGAAGCACTCGTGGATCGACCTACATCCCACGTTAGGTTACCCATATGCTAGACTGTTCATTTCGGGGTCAATGACGTTcctgttgtttttggcacaattagaatcccacatcggaagatgatgggagtgaaaaaGTTTCTCAGTacataaaagaaactatattcacaattagaataaataccACATCGGAAGATAAGGGGAGTTGAGGAAGTTtcttagtttataaaataaactctcccctctttggtttattgcacccaatatttgtatctcttcttccttattaattgatagccttagtgctcggagacgtagacaacattttggccgaactccgttatgaaattctgttagtgttcttttgtttgtttttcttcttgtgtttttgtcagggtttttcccaaTAAGTGGTATTAAAGCCGAAGGTTtgtccttggcatggtggagtcttcaaaaggggcgtcaactccttctTCATCCTAGAtgaggacaccgatgtcgaatttgaagtttgtggtggaaatctttgatggaactgggcattttggcatgtggcaaggtgaagttctagattgtctttttcagcagggtctagatgttaCTATTGAAGTCGGAAAGacagatggtatagaagaaaaagagtggagtatcattAATCGGTTGGCGTGTGGAACAATTCGATTGTGCCTGTCTAGAGAGTAGAAGTATGCCGTGAAGAATGAAACGtctgcacagaaactgtggcaagcattggaggacaaatTTCTCAAGAAGAGTGGTCaaaataagctccttatgaagaagagATTGTTCTGGTTTAattaccaatcaggtactactatgaatgaacatattactaagtttaatgaattagtagcagatctgttaaaccttgatgttaagtttgaggatgaagatcttgctttgatgttgctatcgtccctcttgatgaatttgaacacttagaaacaacgttacttcatgggaagggaatacatttctcttgatgctgtaagttctactttatatagtcatgaattgagaaagtaTGACAAAAGAAAAAGCAAAATAGGTACAACAGATGAAAcattgatggtcaggggccgtcagcaaagtaaatcaaaagggaaaggaagaagatctgaaagtagagttgccaaagatgaatgtgttttctgtcgtgagaaaggacattggaagattaattgtccaaagttgaagaagaaagagaaagattctgaagatgcgaatgttgcagaaaacaaaggtgatgcagattcagaatactctttatcgatgtcacacacaacatcacatcctgatgcgtggatattggactcaaactacacttatcatatgacactaGTTCtaaagtggttctttgactttaaggaactggatggtggagttgtttacatgggagatgctagtacatgtaaaataaaagggatagATTCAATCAAACTGAGAAATGATGACGGATCTACCAGAATTAtcagagatgttcggtacataccgaatatgaaaaagaatctcatttctttgggggccttggagtcaaaaggcctacatgtgaaattggaaaagagaattcttaaggtaatctctggagcgctagtgatgttgaaaacTATcagaaaaagtaataatttgtattattatcaaggtagtacagttaatgggacaacagatgtatcaacttccgggagcaataaggagttagaggcaacaaagctatggcatatgcgattgggcatgctggtgagaaatctatgcaaactcttgtcaagcaaggattgcTGAAAGGTgaaaaagtttgtaaattagatttttgtgaacattgtattttGGGAAAACAAAaacgagtaaaatttggcactgatATCCATAATACTAAGagtattttggactatgtgcactcagatgtctaaggacctgccaagactccttctcttggaggtagacattattttgttacttttattgatgattttccAGAAGATtttgggtgtttactatgaagaataaaggtggagtgtttgagatttttcttaaatggaaaactcatgTTGAAGACGAGataggaagaaagatcaaaattctccGGACTCtggactgataacggtggagaatacaagaatgatccattccatAAGTTATTGctaagagtgtggcatagttcgacacttcacagtcagaaaaacaccacaacagaatggagtatcggaacatATGAACatgacattggtggagaaagttcgttGTATGTTGTCTAAGCTAggttagacaggaaattttgggcagaagctgtgtcatacgctcaacatttggtaaatcgcctaccatcatctgcacttggtggcaagactccattagaggtatggtctggaaaatcTGTAagtgattatgatttttttcatatttttggttctactgtatattatcatttagttgaatcaaagttggatccacgaggaaagaagactctttttatgggatttactacgggagttaaagaatatcgcatctgtgtttggatgcaaagaaaatcattatcagtagagatgttacttttgatgattattcaatgttgaataaggtaacaacagacaagattgattgtactccgcaacaggtggagtttgagcagataaaggtAAGCTCAGTtataagtgactctccgacgacagacgaagagttaaatgaggaagaggttccgacccaagaaccttcagaataacgtgaatcaattgttgtgaataggccaagacgagttattcaaaaaccaggtcggtttgttgacatggcggcctatgcacttctagtcgtagatgatgttccatccacttttttAGATGTCAGTCGAaatactgaaaatggaaaaaggagaggtgttatggaagattaAATACAATCTATTCAAAAGAATGAGACATACAAGTTGACGCATTTACGAAGATggaagaaggctattggttgtaaataaatctttgctaagaaagaatgATTTCccgaaaaatttgatgttcgctacaaggcAAAATTGGTAGCTAAAACTTACGCTCAAAAGGAAGgagttgattataatgaggtactttctcctgttgttaaacactcttccattagaattttgttggcatTGGTAGCGCatatgaatttggagctagctcaaccagatgtgaagaccgcagacatacacggtcatttgaacgaggaaatctacatttatcaaccagatggattcaaagttgctgataaagaaaattaggttttcaagttgaacagatcattgtgCAGGTTGAAacaatcgtcgagacaatggtacaagcgacttgacaagtttatgatagagcacaagtacacaagaagcagattcagttcatgcgtgtatttgcgcaaattgcaagataattcttacatctatctactcttgtacattgatgatatgttgatagcatcaaagagccaatatgaagttgacaaattgaaggctcaattgggcAAAAAGTTCGAGATGAAAGTCATGGGGAAAACCAAttctaattgtttagatttggtaaacatctttcgcgtttgagtcggcgctgaagagcgccaattggaagcacttaaggtttatttttaatattgaagattagtatttggaaattgtgccaaggtggagatttgttatttttggcacaattagaatcccacgtcggaagatgatgggagtgaaagaagtttcttagtatataaaagaaactatattcacaagtagaataaatcccacatcggaagatgatgtgagttggggaagtttcttagtgtataaaagaaactctccccacTTTGGTTTATTGtacccaatatttgtatctcttattccttattaattgatagccttagtgctagGAGACGTatgcaacattttggccgaactctgttatcaaattatgttagtgttctttcttttgttttcttcttttgtgtttctgtcagggtttttctCAACAGTTCCATCGTGAATTTCATGAACCTCTGGCATGTCTCGATCTCCATGGGAAAGACTAAACCTTTAGTCAACCTCAATACCTTTCCAATGCACTCTGGTTCATTTTCAATGATGATCTAAGTCAAAAGTTATAGCCATTTGAAGTCTCTTTTGAACAAGGAAACTAAAAATCGGGACAAGAAAATGcctaacttttaaaatttctaacTTGGTCTACACTTGACTAGTTGACTTGTTTCAAAGCTCAATGTGTAGCATGATCGGTTACCTACGAGTAGGAACTCAACCAAAACTTGACTGAGTGGAGGAGTAAGGCGGTTCAACTCATTTACTGAGTTATCGGTTTTCCTAGATAAATAATTCCAAAAGTACCATCACTTGAGGTATTTAAACACATTACTTCACAAATTGATCATTCGTCAGAGACTTTTCCTAGATTTTTACCCTCCGACTTCTAATTCTTTTAAATTCCACCTGAAAacttaattactaaattaatttatttaattcgtAAATAATATAACCCTTGAACTTTCTGCCAATGTACACATTGAAGCCCAATTTGAACACAAACTTCCAATTtcgaattattttcaataattctaaatatttcgACCCTTAAACTATTTGTTCACGTCCAATTCGACCCTCCATCTTTATATATGTCCAATTTGactataaaatttcaatttcaacattttttaaattcattaaggcttgtttaattcatttttcatatCAAACAATCTCATATAATCAATTGCAGcctataaatcatttttaaaatttctaaaaattcatgaatgatcaaaaatattaatttctacaagaataattttatttctcacAATTTTTAGGGCCCGTATGGAAAATTGCCTAATTTGAAATgctaatatattaagttttatgACTcgaaaaattacaaaaaatttaCAAGTCCACAAAATTCTTTTGACCTACACGAAATATTTCAGAATTTTCGgaggagttttagaaaaaaacACATTTTAGTAGTGTCATGTATGGAGTTTTGTACCTCCGAAAATTTCAAACTCGAGTGCAAAGTGTtactaaaaaaatgtttgacaTGCACAAAGACTTTCAAACAAATAtcaacatttttgaaaattttattaattttgattgcGTCATTAAAGAGCTTCAATTCTTCTTAAAATCCTTAATTCACATCTTCCTACTCATGAACTCATTTCTtccaatattatataataatagttaattaataaataatatatatataactagaattctctaaaatattttttatttaaaaagtaatgattAATGGTGATTTTAAAGATGTAAAgatttttttggtaaaataacttaaagagtattaattattatatattgataaaataaaaaataataatttaaaataaaatattagtattttattaattgaattagGCGATACGATCGATGAAAAAAAGTGAgagtgatatttattttttgaattgaaatattttaataactcaaacaaaaacaaGTTTTAGTGAAATAACATGTCTtctaaaataaaagtaaaaatctATGTTTGAggtgttaattaaataattaaaaagaaaaataattttattaaagataaatCCAACACAAATCAATATATAGCTTATAACAAAAGGAAAaacaatacatttttattaGAAACAAATTATATTGTAACACAAAGGCAACAATGACCCTTGTTAATTTAttacacaaaatcaaataaactgGAAAGCACAATTtgcactaataatatatattagtgttaTTTATTGAAAAGTTGAAGCTTAATTCATTCGGTAATTCCATATTAACTATATCTCCTTTATGTCCACCACCATCCAAGCATGCAGTGTTTtcctttaataatatataaatagacaTAATAATTATAGGATTAGTGCATATCATCTTGAAATTgtattatacaaattaattaatagatcttgatcactatatatatatataaaataattaatcaagctttaaaataaatatatacctgCTGCTATATATGTTGTGTGTCCGTACTAAATTAGTTTGCCAACTAAATCAATAGCGATTGCTGGGACAGGAAACAATGCTCGCAAAACCATTTCAAAGACACTGGGTTGGTGTTGCGGTTTCTGTTATTTAAGGTAAggagaaaattatgtttaattataatttttgtgttaACTCAATACCGAAAATTACTGTGATAAATAATTACGTAAATGCTAAACACAAAAAttataagctgaatcaaactagtGCGTATAATTGTATAGtactattaaaattatatataaaattgagaaTAACCTGATTATTAACTGCAGCAACTTTATCAGCATCATTCtgtaaaataacaaataatacaGTTTATTTCCATGCAATATACACGTTATAAGTaatgagagataaaaaaaaaaggagaaataaaATACCCACCCTTGCTTGAATAGTTTGATTGACAGTAGTAATGATAATGCCTGAGGATTTTAGAAATTGATCCCAAATAGTTGCACAAGCAGCTGGGCTCATCAAGGTCTTCGATGCTTCCACctgattaatttaattaattaattttatatacaataattcaTCTTCATCtatatatcattaaaattattgaaatagaatttacatatataattaccCCATTCCAATTATTAGATGATAGACTACCCTCTCCACCTCCTTCTAGTAAAGCATTATGGAGAATTTGTTGTATGTCGTCACTTTCTTTATTAATGTCCATACGCATTATAGCCATAACAGCCATAATATTTACACactgaaattatataatattatatcgaTTTAGTtcattataagaaaaataacaaaataagtatatatatatatatatatataatacctcAACTCGAGCCGTCTTAACAATGACCTGGATTTTGTCACTTCCTTTCCAAGATCGTGGGATACTAGAGTCTGGTTCATTCAAGAGGATATAACAAAACCTAAATATTGATTGTGCATCATCATCATTAGTGCTGGAAAATCAAACATgagcttaattttaaaaaaaaaagtaaaaactttataatttaattaattacttacttGTCTTGCAAGAGctgtaaaattttataagtttctTTTCTCACACTTTTCTCGATTATATCTCTTCCATAGTCCTTGAGCATTTCATCTGCTTCTACCTTAGCAGTGTCATTTGTGCCCAACTTCTCTAGGCCAACCCTAAACTCAGAGCAAGCTGAGTCTGTCTCGCGTCGAAAGAGTTCTCTAAGATTGACCCACATACTATTTCCAGGTTTGTTCAGAATAGCTCCCATAGATTCAGTCAACCCACTTTCTATTTTCAACTTAACATGATTTGTCagctcattttttttcattgacCTAATGGAATCCACGTGACTATTTATTTGAGACACCAACTTATCTCTTACTTTCGTAGATGTCCATTCGGATTGTTCAATCTttgaatctatatatatataaccagttaattaattattataattgagaGAATATTAATTCATGATGAATAAATATTGTAgctatcaaattaatatatatatatatacctttgtAATCAGAATCAAATTTCACCAGCAACTTAGACCAATCTGCAGCCTCACGGAAAATTTTCCCTCCATTCAAATCTTGGTCTAGATTAAATTTGAAGGCTTCTAGAGCTTGGGAAGATATGTTGTCCATTAAAGACCCAAGTATCGGTTTGATTTCCTAACATGCATGGatgcaatattattatttaatcgagattagtttattatatatttcaaatatttagaGCTAAGAGAGATGTTAATTACTTGCAACAAACGTTGTTTTAGTTTTTCTCTATGATCCGCCTTAACAACTTCATCATAAAATTCGGCTTCTTCCTCGTATCTGAAAtgattaattaacttaattaatgcATATGAAATCATTATAAGGATTATAATAATagcattatattttatatagaaaacaaatatacCGACTAAAAAAGATTAGGCTTAATATTGACTTACTCGGCTAAACATTTGTCAACCATTGAAGTAACTTTTATTCCAAAACACGACACTGGAGGATTATTAACGGCTACTTTCAGTTGAGACCATTCcttcaaattataaattgatcagactattatatttaataacatttctacctaatatattagaaaatattctaacaataatataacattaattaactattattatattcataccTCATTAACAATGAACCCATCAAATTTATCATTGTCAATTTGTTCACATCTAACTTTAGCAATCATCACCTACAAATAACCATAATCGTGAAAACATATATagttttgtttagtttttttaagTTGATAAACTTTTCAATAATCCATATATTGCAAGGAACATTTTGTAGAATTAATTCATACAATTGTTCTTTAACCATGtcataaaatcaatttaaacataaattaaacaaacACCTTCAACCAATAATACTACATTATATATGtggataataaataaatgaattgattACACAATTATTgacaaaatgaatttatatgtgatcaataaaataatagcttattaattaattaaaatgaccTTGTGAGAAGGAATGTCGAGAGCTTTATCATTAACAACTCTATCCCATATCTCGGATGTGCTCCTAACAAAGTCGACGGCGGGAACTAAAGGCTTAGTCTGTAAGGATGCCTCGGACGGAGAAGAGAATCGTTTCCTTAATTCGTTCACCTTAAATATCATTCATCATCAATAGTGTGgtgtaaattatttaatattaggatatcataaatatatttaaacgtatttgtttttgaaagaaTGAATAATTACTCACATCTTCTATGAATTTATCTTTGGCATGCTGATAGTGAGATAACCCCACCACATCAAGCTGTTgttaattattgttaattagttatataaatgGATGGATAGATGAATCAATAAAATTAGAggatgattaattatttataataattaattaattaagctcACAACGAAGTAATCGTGAAATGAAGCGTGCTGTTTATCTTTTGGCTTGGGAATATTATTCCAGATCTgcaatcatatttttaatatttaaaaccaaaaatctaAGTAATTTATCCACCTTTTcaaatttagtatatatatatatatatatatatatatatatatatatatatatatatatatatatatatatatatatatatatatatatattaataatctaacttgcccaaattaatattatacctCCAAAGTGTCTTCCAATAGGCTAGCCGAAAGCAATACGAGAGGGGTCTACA is part of the Impatiens glandulifera chromosome 1, dImpGla2.1, whole genome shotgun sequence genome and encodes:
- the LOC124913764 gene encoding protein ROOT HAIR DEFECTIVE 3 homolog 1-like, with amino-acid sequence MDAEKGRWFQDVGRDKAANKPLLRIIFQTPLVLLSASLLEDTLEIWNNIPKPKDKQHASFHDYFVLDVVGLSHYQHAKDKFIEDVNELRKRFSSPSEASLQTKPLVPAVDFVRSTSEIWDRVVNDKALDIPSHKVMIAKVRCEQIDNDKFDGFIVNEEWSQLKVAVNNPPVSCFGIKVTSMVDKCLAEYEEEAEFYDEVVKADHREKLKQRLLQEIKPILGSLMDNISSQALEAFKFNLDQDLNGGKIFREAADWSKLLVKFDSDYKDSKIEQSEWTSTKVRDKLVSQINSHVDSIRSMKKNELTNHVKLKIESGLTESMGAILNKPGNSMWVNLRELFRRETDSACSEFRVGLEKLGTNDTAKVEADEMLKDYGRDIIEKSVRKETYKILQLLQDKFCYILLNEPDSSIPRSWKGSDKIQVIVKTARVECVNIMAVMAIMRMDINKESDDIQQILHNALLEGGGEGSLSSNNWNGVEASKTLMSPAACATIWDQFLKSSGIIITTVNQTIQARNDADKVAAVNNQGLQDNSNVTVEESVAMFLLVLGHGVKLRVLGGIYIRSLETISRRFHEVLRLVLSLSKDFIRLPNQVENVDENDHKWRWFKDCLGALDGTHVEMIIPLKDQGRYRNRKQQITTNVLGVCDRKSLKFLYVLPGWEGSSSDSKVLRSALVRERDPFLVPTGIVHIINACCVLHNYIRKIASELDYPLLHEVDCDLAQQSNEVFDVDYEDVITNVQGGSQWTNFRDDMAREMYSQYQVRSGRT